Proteins encoded in a region of the Cheilinus undulatus linkage group 8, ASM1832078v1, whole genome shotgun sequence genome:
- the rpa2 gene encoding replication protein A 32 kDa subunit has protein sequence MWNQGGYSTTSTVGGYTQSPGGFASPSLSQGGEKKGRARANQIIPCTVSQLMSASQADEAFRVGDVEVAQVTIVGIIRSTDKSMTNIQYKVDDMTGAPMDVKQWVDTEDPSVDSTVLPPGTYVKVSGNLRSFQNHKSVVAFAVRPLEDMNEITSHMLEVVQAHMTLNKSQSMSAVGGEMNSKVTSMSRQDTGSMGGSYAGAMEMNNGLSANQNQVLSLIKSCPDAQGISIQELKQRLSGISLAVIKQAVEFLSNEGHIFSTIDEDHYKSTDNDD, from the exons ATGTGGAATCAGG GAGGTTACAGTACAACGAGCACGGTCGGAGGGTACACTCAGTCTCCAGGAGGCTTTGCATCACCCTCTCTGTCCCAGGGAGGAGAAAAGAAAGGG cGAGCTCGTGCCAACCAGATTATCCCTTGCACCGTGTCCCAGCTCATGTCTGCATCCCAGGCCGATGAGGCCTTCAGAGTAGGAGATGTGGAAGTTGCCCAG GTGACTATTGTGGGTATCATCAGGAGCACAGACAAATCCATGACCAACATCCAGTACAAGGTGGATGACATGACAGGGGCTCCCATGGATGTAAAGCAGTGGGTGGACACAGAG GACCCCAGCGTAGACAGTACTGTCCTGCCTCCAGGTACTTATGTCAAAGTCTCTGGGAATCTGCGTTCCTTTCAG AACCACAAATCTGTTGTGGCATTTGCCGTAAGGCCCCTGGAGGACATGAATGAAATCACCTCACATATGCTGGAGGTCGTGCAAGCTCACATGACACTCAACAAATCCCAGAGCATG TCTGCTGTAGGAGGAGAAATGAACAGTAAAGTCACATCCATGTCACGGCAAGACACAGGCAGCATGGGAGGAAGCTACGCAGGGGCTATGGAGATGAACAATGGGTTAAGTGCAAACCAGAATCAG GTGCTGAGTTTGATAAAGAGCTGTCCAGACGCACAAGGCATCAGCATTCAGGAGCTGAAGCAGAGACTGAGCGGCATCAGTCTGGCTGTCATCAA ACAAGCAGTTGAATTCCTCAGCAATGAAGGgcacatcttttccaccatcgATGAGGACCACTACAAATCAACAGACAATGATGACTAA
- the smpdl3b gene encoding acid sphingomyelinase-like phosphodiesterase 3b isoform X2 — protein sequence MFALFQDFDMSTVRLLLSCLLFKEVLALSGSFWHITDQHWDPTYKLTDDPELVCASSGNRPAASAGAFGDYACDSPWHLINSSVYAMKDILPDPDFIVWTGDDTPHVPNEDLGEEAVLHIIGNLTHILSLVFPNTKIYSALGNHDYHPKNQLPASPNYMYDQIAEMWKDWLDPDSQGTFKKGGYYTEKLLNRAGFRMIVLNTNLYYDQNNVTGNLEDPADQFSWVDQVLTEAAINKEKVYIIGHVPPGFFEKKRSKPWFMPKFNKQYVDLIQKHHPAILGQFFGHHHTDSFRMFYNSENLPISTMFLSPGVTPWKTTLPGVVDGANNPGIRVFEYDTQTLLVKDVVTYYLNLTHANAAQGRWEKEYRLTESFRVPDASPSSMHQALERIANDRCYLQKYYDFNSVSYDLTECDSNCRVDHVCAAREVDFDRYEHCVEKEGTAAIYGGLLPVLSVAVSLLLVNR from the exons ATGTTTGCTCTCTTCCAAGACTTTGACATGTCCACTGTAAGGCTGCTTCTGTCTTGTCTGTTGTTTAAAGAGGTCCTTGCGCTGTCAG GGAGCTTCTGGCACATCACAGATCAGCACTGGGACCCTACATACAAGCTGACAGATGATCCTGAACTTGTGTGCGCATCAAGTGGAAATCGACCTGCAGCCAGTGCAGGAGCGTTCGGAGATTACGCTTGTGACTCGCCGTGGCACCTCATCAACTCGTCCGTATATGCTATGAAGGATATTCTGCCTGACCCGGACTTCATCGTATGGACTGG AGATGACACCCCCCATGTTCCAAATGAGGACCTGGGAGAAGAAGCAGTGCTCCACATTATCGGCAACCTTACCCACATCTTAAGCCTAGTGTTTCCCA ACACTAAAATATACTCAGCCCTGGGTAACCATGATTACCACCCTAAGAACCAGCTCCCTGCCAGCCCAAACTACATGTATGACCAAATAGCAGAAATGTGGAAGGATTGGCTGGATCCAGACTCCCaaggaacatttaaaaaag GTGGATATTATACAGAAAAGCTTCTGAATCGGGCAGGTTTCAGGATGATAGTCCTCAACACCAATCTCTATTATGACCAGAACAATGTAACTGGGAACTTGGAAGACCCAGCTGACCAGTTTAGCTGGGTGGATCAGGTTCTTACAGAGGCTGCTATCAACAAAGAAAAG GTGTACATCATTGGCCATGTTCCTCCTGGTTTCTTTGAGAAGAAGAGAAGTAAGCCTTGGTTCATGCCTAAATTCAACAAGCAATATGTggatttaatccagaaacatCATCCAGCCATACTTGGACAGTTCTTTGGGCATCATCACACTGATAGCTTCAGGATGTTCTACAACTCAGAAA ACTTGCCTATCAGCACAATGTTTCTCAGTCCTGGTGTCACACCATGGAAAACAACACTTCCAGGAGTAGTGGATGGAGCAAACAATCCTGGGATTCGTGTATTTGAATATGACACCCAAACACTCCTGGTTAAA GATGTGGTGACCTATTATCTGAACCTGACGCACGCTAATGCAGCCCAAGGACGCTGGGAGAAGGAGTATCGCCTCACAGAGAGCTTCAGAGTACCTGATGCCTCCCCGTCCTCCATGCACCAGGCTCTGGAGCGTATTGCTAACGATCGCTGCTACCTACAGaaatattatgactttaactCTGTCAGCTATGATCTGACAGAGTGTGACAGCAACTGCCGTGTTGACCACGTGTGTGCAGCCAGAGAGGTAGACTTTGACAGGTATGAACACTGTGTGGAAAAAGAAGGAACAGCTGCTATTTATGGGGGTTTATTGCCAGTCCTTTCTGTGGCTGTAAGTCTGCTGTTAGTTAATCGGTGA
- the smpdl3b gene encoding acid sphingomyelinase-like phosphodiesterase 3b isoform X1: MFALFQDFDMSTVRLLLSCLLFKEVLALSGKCAKCVYSIFSLTLLKSRWNFVCVITHRLYPGSFWHITDQHWDPTYKLTDDPELVCASSGNRPAASAGAFGDYACDSPWHLINSSVYAMKDILPDPDFIVWTGDDTPHVPNEDLGEEAVLHIIGNLTHILSLVFPNTKIYSALGNHDYHPKNQLPASPNYMYDQIAEMWKDWLDPDSQGTFKKGGYYTEKLLNRAGFRMIVLNTNLYYDQNNVTGNLEDPADQFSWVDQVLTEAAINKEKVYIIGHVPPGFFEKKRSKPWFMPKFNKQYVDLIQKHHPAILGQFFGHHHTDSFRMFYNSENLPISTMFLSPGVTPWKTTLPGVVDGANNPGIRVFEYDTQTLLVKDVVTYYLNLTHANAAQGRWEKEYRLTESFRVPDASPSSMHQALERIANDRCYLQKYYDFNSVSYDLTECDSNCRVDHVCAAREVDFDRYEHCVEKEGTAAIYGGLLPVLSVAVSLLLVNR; the protein is encoded by the exons ATGTTTGCTCTCTTCCAAGACTTTGACATGTCCACTGTAAGGCTGCTTCTGTCTTGTCTGTTGTTTAAAGAGGTCCTTGCGCTGTCAGGTAAGTGCGCAAAATGCGTCTATAGTATTTTTAGTTTAACTTTATTAAAGAGCAGATGGAACTTCGTGTGCGTAATTACGCATCGCCTTTATCCAGGGAGCTTCTGGCACATCACAGATCAGCACTGGGACCCTACATACAAGCTGACAGATGATCCTGAACTTGTGTGCGCATCAAGTGGAAATCGACCTGCAGCCAGTGCAGGAGCGTTCGGAGATTACGCTTGTGACTCGCCGTGGCACCTCATCAACTCGTCCGTATATGCTATGAAGGATATTCTGCCTGACCCGGACTTCATCGTATGGACTGG AGATGACACCCCCCATGTTCCAAATGAGGACCTGGGAGAAGAAGCAGTGCTCCACATTATCGGCAACCTTACCCACATCTTAAGCCTAGTGTTTCCCA ACACTAAAATATACTCAGCCCTGGGTAACCATGATTACCACCCTAAGAACCAGCTCCCTGCCAGCCCAAACTACATGTATGACCAAATAGCAGAAATGTGGAAGGATTGGCTGGATCCAGACTCCCaaggaacatttaaaaaag GTGGATATTATACAGAAAAGCTTCTGAATCGGGCAGGTTTCAGGATGATAGTCCTCAACACCAATCTCTATTATGACCAGAACAATGTAACTGGGAACTTGGAAGACCCAGCTGACCAGTTTAGCTGGGTGGATCAGGTTCTTACAGAGGCTGCTATCAACAAAGAAAAG GTGTACATCATTGGCCATGTTCCTCCTGGTTTCTTTGAGAAGAAGAGAAGTAAGCCTTGGTTCATGCCTAAATTCAACAAGCAATATGTggatttaatccagaaacatCATCCAGCCATACTTGGACAGTTCTTTGGGCATCATCACACTGATAGCTTCAGGATGTTCTACAACTCAGAAA ACTTGCCTATCAGCACAATGTTTCTCAGTCCTGGTGTCACACCATGGAAAACAACACTTCCAGGAGTAGTGGATGGAGCAAACAATCCTGGGATTCGTGTATTTGAATATGACACCCAAACACTCCTGGTTAAA GATGTGGTGACCTATTATCTGAACCTGACGCACGCTAATGCAGCCCAAGGACGCTGGGAGAAGGAGTATCGCCTCACAGAGAGCTTCAGAGTACCTGATGCCTCCCCGTCCTCCATGCACCAGGCTCTGGAGCGTATTGCTAACGATCGCTGCTACCTACAGaaatattatgactttaactCTGTCAGCTATGATCTGACAGAGTGTGACAGCAACTGCCGTGTTGACCACGTGTGTGCAGCCAGAGAGGTAGACTTTGACAGGTATGAACACTGTGTGGAAAAAGAAGGAACAGCTGCTATTTATGGGGGTTTATTGCCAGTCCTTTCTGTGGCTGTAAGTCTGCTGTTAGTTAATCGGTGA
- the mecr gene encoding enoyl-[acyl-carrier-protein] reductase, mitochondrial, whose amino-acid sequence MWLPTVCLRSRTFCRRSFAVALVKCLRHRSNANPFLHTQSAGLATQTCKALLYRKHGDPSQVVQLEEVDLPPLGAKDVLVKILAAPINPSDINMIQGTYAILPELPAVGGNEGVAQVLEVGSHIKSLKTGDWVIPKDAGLGTWRTEAVLAEDDVISLPNNIPLLSAATLGVNPCTAFRMLSDFEDLKPGDTVIQNAANSGVGQAVIQIAAARGINTINVIRDRPEFTQLSDRLKAIGATHVIKEEALRRPEIKELFKTCPKPKLALNGVGGKSATELLRHLQLGGSMVTYGGMAKQPVTVPVSALIFKDVKVCGFWVTQWKRDHSKDGSAFRAMLDELCSLIRQGKLTAPACTELGLQDYSKALSTAVQPFTSAKQVLIM is encoded by the exons ATGTGGCTGCCAACAGTGTGTTTGAGAAGCAGAACATTTTGCCGAAGGAGTTTTGCCGTTGCCCTTGTTAAGTGTTTAAGGCACAGGAGTAATGCTAACCCTTTCCTCCACACACAGTCTGCTGGACTAGCAACTCAAACGTGCAAGGCCCTTCTCTACAGAAAACACGGAGACCCTTCACAAGTTGTGCA GTTGGAAGAGGTAGATCTGCCCCCTTTAGGTGCAAAGGATGTGCTGGTTAAAATTCTGGCTGCCCCTATCAACCCCTCTGACATCAACATGATTCAAG GAACCTATGCAATCCTCCCAGAACTTCCAGCTGTTGGGGGCAATGAGGGAGTGGCACAGGTTTTAGAGGTGGGCAGCCATATAAAGTCACTAAAAACTGGAGACTGGGTCATCCCAAAGGATGCTGGTCTAG GAACATGGAGGACAGAGGCAGTGTTAGCTGAGGACGATGTTATCTCACTGCCCAATAACATTCCCTTGTTGAGCGCTGCCACACTGGGGGTGAACCCCTGCACTGCCTTCAGGATGCTGTCTGACTTTGAAGATCTAAAGCCAG GTGACACTGTTATCCAGAATGCAGCCAACAGTGGGGTTGGACAGGCTGTTATACAGATCGCTGCTGCAAGGGGAATAAACACTATCAATGTTATCAGGGACAG GCCAGAGTTCACACAACTCAGCGATAGGCTGAAGGCCATCGGAGCGACTCATGTGATCAAAGAAGAGGCACTGAGGCGACCTGAGATTAAGGAGCTGTTCAAG ACATGCCCAAAGCCTAAACTGGCACTGAATGGGGTTGGAGGCAAAAGCGCTACAGAACTGCTACGGCATCTACA ATTAGGGGGATCTATGGTGACGTATGGCGGGATGGCCAAACAGCCAGTAACTGTCCCTGTG AGTGCCCTTATTTTCAAGGATGTGAAAGTTTGTGGATTTTGGGTCACACAGTGGAAACGAGATCACTCAAAAG ATGGAAGCGCATTTAGAGCCATGCTGGATGAGCTCTGCAGCCTCATAAGGCAGGGAAAGCTGACAGCGCCTGCCTGCACAGAGCTGGGCCTGCAGGACTACAGCAAAGCCCTGAGCACAGCCGTGCAGCCTTTCACGTCTGCGAAACAGGTCCTGATCATGTGA